A DNA window from Peromyscus leucopus breed LL Stock chromosome 3, UCI_PerLeu_2.1, whole genome shotgun sequence contains the following coding sequences:
- the Cdkn1b gene encoding cyclin-dependent kinase inhibitor 1B, protein MSNVRVSNGSPSLERMDARQAEHPKPSACRNLFGPVNHEELTRDLEKHCRDMEEASQRKWNFDFQNHKPLEGRYEWQEVEKGSLPEFYYRPPRPPKGACKVPAQESQDINGSRQALPLIASQANSEDRHLADQMPNPSDSPAGLAEQCPGMRKRPAADDSSSQNKRTNRTEENVSDGSLNAGSVEQTPKKPGLRRHQT, encoded by the exons ATGTCAAACGTACGAGTATCTAACGGGAGCCCGAGCCTGGAGAGGATGGACGCTAGACAAGCGGAGCACCCCAAGCCCTCCGCCTGCAGAAACCTCTTCGGCCCGGTCAATCACGAAGAGCTAACCCGGGACTTGGAGAAGCACTGCCGAGATATGGAAGAAGCGAGTCAGCGCAAGTGGAATTTCGACTTTCAGAATCACAAGCCCCTGGAGGGCAGATACGAGTGGCAGGAGGTGGAGAAGGGCAGCTTGCCGGAGTTCTACTACAGACCCCCGCGCCCCCCCAAGGGCGCCTGCAAGGTGCCGGCGCAGGAGAGCCAGGATATCAACGGGAGCCGCCAGGCGCTGCCTCTAATTGCGTCTCAGGCAAACTCTGAGGACCGGCATTTGGCGGACCAAATGCCTAACCCGTCAGACAGTCCAGCGGGGTTAGCGGAGCAGTGCCCAGGGATGAGGAAGCGACCTGCCGCAGACG ATTCTTCTTCGCAAAACAAAAGGACcaacagaacagaagaaaatgtttcagACGGTTCCCTGAACGCCGGCTCTGTGGAGCAGACGCCCAAGAAGCCCGGCCTCCGAAGACACCAGACGTAA